Genomic window (Chelmon rostratus isolate fCheRos1 chromosome 15, fCheRos1.pri, whole genome shotgun sequence):
CTACTAAATTCGtcaaacaagacatttgaggacaccatcttgggctttgggaaacactgattgacattttaaagaccaaacaactaatcaaaTTAATCGAGAAAACAATCAAGAGATTAATCcaggatgaaaagaaacattagttgcagccctaaaagAAACCATGTGTGAGATATGTATAGAGCAAAGTGACAACAGGTAGTTTaagtaaacacaaagacactcTAAGGTACCTTCAGCAACATCCAGGACATACAGGTGAATGGCGTGCtcatctccagcagcagcgtcaCCATCGGCAGAAAGTGGCCCAGGGAGTCCCACACCACCGCCCCTGCATAACTGGACAGGGCGAAGAAATGGTGCGTTGCCAGCGGCAGGTCAAATGAACGAAAGACCACACTGGAGGCGTGAAGTGCTATGTtctcaaacacaaagaaacctGTGGCAGTGAGGACAGTAAACCACGACCAGTCCTCTTGTCCCCTCATTCTGTCTCTGGTTAACAGCGAGTCCTCAGTCAGGGCCCGCAGGCCGGCTACAGTACTCTGGATGCCAAACACCGCCCGAGTCGCTGCCAGGTTCCAGAAAACCTTCTCCTTAGCTAGCAGGGAGGTGTAGGTGtgggacagagacacagacaggaggtgGGACAGGAGGAATACTGCTGCATAGAAGGCAAAGCCCAGGACAATAAGCTGGAGGCGGTAGTCCCATGAGAAATACTCTGCACTGGGCTGGGGAAGAGGGCTGCTCTGCTGGTCTGGATCCATGGTGTCTGAGGGGGGGTACTGGAGGTCAGGCCGAGGGGAGGCTCAGCTGCAACAGGGGGTGGTAGAACATGGTGTGTGGACCACCATCATCCACTaaacacaaatcaaaaacagacGTATCGCTGTAAACAAACGGCAGGTGTACCCAGGCTCCATTAAGGTGCACGTTCAActctgaaaatgttctgtttaCTTTAAAAACGACTTTTTTCAacttgtgcagctttaatagACATTGAGTCTCAAACAGGTATGAGCGAACGTTTCCTGTAGTAATTCGgtaaaaacaccaaatgaaaaGCATCGTTTTATCCATTTCAGTCAAATTTTAAAGCCAGGTCCTTAACAAAAACATGGTGAGTCAGAGTCGGGTTTACTGTCACTGTGTTGTAAAGTTAGCATAAAAACAACCACGGCGACAAACGGCAGGGCCGACAAACAAGCGAGGTCTGAGGTAGCGAGTATTACTCCCCACAGACGAGCTAACATCTCTGTCATACATACCGTTCAGACATGTTTCCAGCGAACACAGTGTACCGATGCTGACAGCGCTCACTACAACAGGAAAATTCACATCATACGACTTCAATTTGGTCATATGACACTTCCAAACAGGAAGTTACGCCCACCTAAAATTTATGGACAGCCCATTGGTCAACGCCCGCTTATAGACCTCATCCTATTGGTTGATTCAGAGACTGTTGGACGTATGCTCAAAATGTGGTTTGGTTTCTTTGTCATTAAACCTTACATAACGTAGTTACAAATATATACACcatacacaaaacaaagacCATATCCAAATTCAATACAAATGCAAAGTCCAGTTTGATTAGTAGACCTGCCTCATACATGTTAATGTAGCTGTTTTCTTTAATCTCTGTTATTACTATATCAATGTCTTGAACACATCACCCAGTGGTGGGGTGGTGACCTCGCCACAGGTCAGAAGCCATGCAACTTCTTGGATGAGTAGTAAAAAGTGTTCAAGAAATGAGAGTCAGCAGCTGCCTTTGATGAACTAAATGGTGTCATAATAATCACAGCTATACAGCTGATCAAATCTTTAAGTCAAattcaatcttttttttctggtaaTAAAGGAAGAAGGGTGTGCTGAGAAATCCAACTATAACATGTAATTGAACAACCCATGAATTCTTTTCTTTGTCCAACAGGGGGTGATCTCGCCTTGTATATTTGAGAACGTGTGAGTGAGGCAAGGGTTtaagttgattttattttaggTTTTAATGGAAATGACCTAACCCTAGTTAATGAATTGCTGCTGAATGGCTGGTTTCAAAAAAAGGACATAATGACAACGAGAACAGATAAATTGCACCTTTTTATTTGCCTGGCAAAAACCTTGTAGGTTAAAAGACTGCATTAAGAAAAGCTTTTGGGAGGTTGCAAATTGCAGTGTGCAGACAGCCTCTCCTCCTACGAACTGCATCTTTATCATTCTTTGTACTACACAGTTTTGATGAGCTCATGCAATGCCCAGCAAAGCTCTGCCCATCTTAAACATGACAAGAGGACCAATCAGTCAGACTGACGGAAAATACCAGAGCGTAGAGTCTTTAAGACCAGGGATTAGGAAGTTTTGATCTTACAGTACAGTTCTGATTTAAAACCCATATATCCTGTAGAAGAGGAATGGAAATCTGCAATGAAATTTACATCGTcatggttgtttgtctgcaaTACTAAATAAAGAAACTCTAGCAATAAAAtcagcacagctgcagtgcatgaaacctgctgttattttgtcatGGGCCTTAGTCTGACGAGCATGACAAAAGCATGCATGCTAAACCTGTCTGCtgtcatcataaaaaaaatattgtcaaCTGTTCAGAACCAACTTTCTAACACAACACGTCTTGATCTGCACCAAATTTTCCACTCTGTGCTTGTAGTTGGCCATATTTTCACAAGTGTCTTCTGTAATAATTCCTCTTAGACAACCACTGTTGCAGATTTAAATCACTGTAGCGCGCCTTCATCTGAACAAAAAGTTTTTAAACAATATTGTGCTTGATTTGGAGGATCTGATTACTTTTATGACTTTAAGTGTTTTGCAAATTCACAGTCTAAGGTGAGtgactttttcatttcttaTATTAAATCATATTATATTCATGATATAAATGCCAAATCACCGGTGACTGTCCGGACTCACTCAACCAAGAACAGTGAAAGGTAAATGCACCATTTTCTTTGGCAGATGATTCAGAGCTACCGTTCATCTTTATCTCATTGCTATTTTGGTTAGCAGCCTGCATACAGatataaaatgcatgaaatgtcAAGAACACTTTGATAAATTCATTGAGGTTTCCTCCTGTGAGCTAGAATACTACCACCAGGAATACTGCTGTTATTAGCACAAGAATGGAATAGCTGTATAATGTAGTTTGGAGTCGGACAATATGAaattaaatctcttttttttcttttccatcaaTTCATAACACTAATATTAATGTGCTGCTATAATTGGCACAGTGGTGAAAGTGCATTACTAAGTTTATGGTTTGACTTTTCAGAGTAAAGAGGCACCACACAGAcaacattttccaaactttttctCCAAAAATTTAATTGCAGAATTATTTACACTGGATGACCTCAGCAATGATCAAGCTACTCAAAGAGGCAAAATCTTTCAATAGCTCAGCTAGGAAAGAATGGAGGAAAATGCATATGTTGTTGCAAACTATTCAAATGATACAAAAATAACGCAATGATACGGTAACGCACTGAAATAACACACATTGAGAAATGTGATTGacttaaataaatacatatcaGTGGAACAGTGCCAtaatttttaacaaaaaaagcCTACATTCAGAATCAGTATTTCGCATGCCATCATatcagcttaaaaaaaaaaacataacaaagtaaaaatgacaacaaaacatgagCAAATGCAGAAAATAGTTATGTTTCAGTGAagcatatattatatatttatatatctatatatatttctttACAAATAATGAATATTTGGCATTATATTCATCCTCACTATAGATATGATATACAAGAGATGAAAATAGTTTTAGCTAAACAACTACCTTTTTCATTTGATCTAGTAATTATAGAGTGGTTTCACATTCCAAGTTCAAGGAAGTGTTGTATGAGCCTATCTCAGTGAGTCTGATGCTCTTTCCATGGCATGGTTACGAAAAAGTCCccttgaaatatttcacatcatGGGCTCTAGAGTTAAAAGCAGATAGACAGTCGTATCAGAAGTGAGGCCACAAATGTTgaactgaaatgacagaaatatgtTGCTGGAGATGGGAAAAGGTGGGCGAGGCAGGAATGGTCTGCTCACATGGAGTTGACATGTGGCTGTGCAGAGGAATGACTTTACAGTATGCTGAATAGGTCAAAAAGATGGCACTTGTAGTTAATTGCTGCCCTCATGACATTTAATGTGACACTGGTGCATTTTTCTGCCCTTGGGGTTTGCACAAGGTTTTGTTGGCTGACTAGCTGTTTAAATTACAATATTTTTGAAGAGAATATTCGTCACCGTTGCTTTTGGACAAGTGAGGAATACTGCAATGCTCACAGTATGACACGCACACCACACAGGTGTGCGTCAACCAAAGCAATCCAACATAACACACCCACTGAAATACGTTTCAACAAGGAACCACGAGGTCACTGAAGGAGGCCTGTGCGTCGACAAGTGTTTTCATGGCTATTTGGGCAAAAGAAATGAGTGAAAAggttaaaaacaacttttcataGAAGGCAAATCATTTTCCCTGTGAGACAAACTGACCCAGCCATTACAGCAGAGAGACTTCGTCCATAATTCAGAAAATGGCTCTGAGAGTCTTAGGAGTACCAAGATATTTTTTCCCCAAAAGGATATGGTTCGCAAACTAAATGTATGATTTCTGCAAGCCTGGTTCTTACCTCTAACTGTAGCTATAAATTTACTAAAGTCTGTGTCTCTCTATTGCGCAAATCCTTCTCAACATTTTCCACTCCCTCGTTACTTCTGAAACTCATTCCACTTCACTATATGAGACGGTTCGCTCATGGTTTGACTTGAAAAATGGTCTCATTGCAATTATGTGAATGCCTcttggaggagctggagatATACTTTAAactgaaccaaagtggtggatgcacttcatgtttttcacagccCAGATCGATTTGCATAAGAGAGAAactcctctgttgttttcaatGACAGCCTTCAGCGAAACTAGCCGAGTGCAGACTGATAGAAATACGTGTAGTGCTGATGCTTAAGTTCTACAGTATGGGCCACTATTCAGCAATACATTTATCAACACAAGCTTTGAAGGGCCTTGGAGGCTGTTTGCTTGATCTCACCAAGGACCCAAAATCTTACATAAGCTGCTTTGCTTAGTCAAAGGCAGGCTGAAAAATACCCAGCGCAGCGCCTAGCGATCCTCACAGAACAGCCTTCCAGCTACACAACAGCATACAACACCAGCAGTTTGGGGCTCAGTGCAGAGCTCTCGTCTCCTCTAAGCCAGCATATGTCAGGCcgagtctgtctctctccccgTCTGCCTGCCACTGTGGCAACAGCAGGGGAATGACTCTGCTCTGCCAACTGCCTGGCATCACACACCCAAGCGCTTTCCAGAAACCCACTGTCATACTTTTAAAGGCCCCTGcctctgcaataaaaaaaaaaaacaaactgcagaatTATTGATGGATGAGTTGAAGAAAAAAGTGTAATCTGACACTCAGCCGAGGGCAATTGAAAGCCCAATCTGTAACTGAGGTATGGCactgcatgtttgaaatgtcGACTTCAGTTACTCGGTGATTTGTTGGATTGAATTCTTAGCTCTCTGCAATTTATTGTCTGAGCTCTGACTGTAAGAATGTAGGACAACTAAACAATGTCTCACGTATTCTGATGCAGTGAAAGGTTGGTTTGAACGCTGACATAAACACTATGTTCCTCCGCTGTATACCTGGAGTCACGAAGTCTAAAGAGCTGCACCAAAGATGCATATGGTTCGACAATTTTGATTGCATTTATCAAAAATACAATCTGtagcacaaaaagtaaatatGCTATGCTatctaaaatatttttcaatagAGTGCTGATGACATAGGGAcaatgtgtatctgtgtgtgtgtgtgtgtgaaagacagagagaggtgcagGTCAGGTGACAGGTGGGTAGTAATAAGGAAATCAAGCCACACTGACCCCAGATTCATCTTCTATTTTCTGAATTTGTCAGCACTGTGCTACAAAAACaagatagacacacacactctctctctctctctctctctctcacacacacacacacaca
Coding sequences:
- the cln8 gene encoding protein CLN8, with amino-acid sequence MDPDQQSSPLPQPSAEYFSWDYRLQLIVLGFAFYAAVFLLSHLLSVSLSHTYTSLLAKEKVFWNLAATRAVFGIQSTVAGLRALTEDSLLTRDRMRGQEDWSWFTVLTATGFFVFENIALHASSVVFRSFDLPLATHHFFALSSYAGAVVWDSLGHFLPMVTLLLEMSTPFTCMSWMLLKAGWASTLFWRANQWVMIHTFHCRMVLTYYMWWVSLSHWGELNAHVVLPQRVLFFTGLALLTFIINPIWTHKKTMQLLNPVDWNFGNKPAPINGASQGQSGVSVKPHTS